From one Suicoccus acidiformans genomic stretch:
- a CDS encoding ABC transporter permease: MIQTLALIVSSTLVYSGPLIFTALGGVFSERSGIVNVGLEGIMVMGAFGSVIFNLFTADTFGAWTPWLGLLIGGLVGILFSLVHAVATVHLRADHIISGTVLNLVAPSLGVFLTRELFAGKGQTDMIAESFGYANIPLLSQIPVIGNIFFKSTSLPAYVGILSAFVVAFIIYRTAFGLRLRSVGEHPQAADTLGINVYLMRYIGVLLSGFFGGVGGAVLAQSISLNFSVSTIAGQGFMAMAAMIFGKWNPVGAMGAALFFGFAQSLAVVGSQIPLISSIPSVYLQIAPYIITIIVLVSFVGRSQGPAANGTTYVKSK; the protein is encoded by the coding sequence ATGATACAAACATTAGCATTGATTGTCTCTTCAACATTAGTTTACTCAGGTCCACTGATTTTCACAGCCCTTGGTGGTGTCTTTTCGGAAAGAAGTGGGATTGTAAACGTAGGCCTTGAAGGTATTATGGTTATGGGTGCGTTTGGCTCAGTCATATTTAATTTGTTTACTGCGGATACCTTCGGTGCTTGGACACCGTGGTTAGGTTTGCTTATTGGTGGCTTGGTGGGAATTCTCTTCTCCTTAGTCCATGCAGTTGCAACGGTACACTTACGGGCGGACCACATTATTTCCGGGACCGTGTTGAACTTGGTTGCTCCGTCCTTGGGGGTATTCTTAACCCGTGAATTATTTGCTGGTAAAGGGCAAACAGATATGATCGCTGAATCCTTTGGCTATGCGAATATTCCCCTCTTGAGTCAAATCCCTGTCATTGGTAATATCTTCTTCAAGTCCACGTCCTTGCCAGCTTATGTTGGAATTTTGTCTGCCTTTGTTGTTGCCTTCATTATTTACCGGACGGCTTTTGGTTTGCGCTTGCGTTCAGTCGGGGAACACCCGCAAGCCGCGGATACCCTCGGGATTAATGTGTACCTCATGCGTTACATTGGTGTCTTGTTATCCGGCTTCTTTGGGGGAGTAGGGGGTGCTGTATTAGCCCAATCTATCTCCTTAAACTTCTCTGTATCGACAATTGCCGGCCAAGGCTTTATGGCCATGGCCGCGATGATCTTCGGGAAATGGAATCCAGTTGGAGCCATGGGCGCAGCGCTATTCTTTGGTTTTGCCCAGAGTTTGGCAGTGGTTGGCTCACAAATTCCACTGATTAGTAGTATTCCATCAGTTTATTTGCAAATCGCGCCTTATATTATTACAATTATTGTACTCGTTAGTTTTGTTGGACGTTCACAAGGTCCGGCAGCCAATGGTACAACTTATGTGAAAAGTAAGTAA
- a CDS encoding ABC transporter ATP-binding protein, with translation MDAGQAAVISMVDISKRFGDFYANKHINLELRQGEIHALLGENGAGKSTLMNMLSGILEPTSGQIYLKGEAVQIDSPNKANQLGIGMVHQHFMLISAFTVLENIILGDEPTSGLLLDKASARQRIENISEQYGLRVDLDARVQDISVGMQQRVEILKVLYRGADILIFDEPTAALTPQEIDDLMLTLKALTQEGHSIIIITHKLDEIKAVADRCTVIRRGQSIDTVDVATTTANELANMMVGRNVVFQTAKEPAKPTEEALLVENLTVQDYRGLNAVNGLSFTVRQGEVVGIAGIDGNGQSELILALNGLLPIESGKVYVKGEDVMDHSPRAIYERRVGHIPEDRHRHGSILDMSVSENLAIRDYKERQFSNNGFLKEQAMDEHARELITAYDVRTTSEKALMRSLSGGNQQKAIIARELSVHPDVLIAANPTRGLDVGAIEFIHEEIIRQRNENRAVLLMSFELDEILNVSDRILVMYEGKIVADLPTEETNEQELGLMMAGTSYEEVLALRAEGSEG, from the coding sequence ATGGATGCAGGTCAAGCAGCGGTCATATCAATGGTTGATATATCCAAGCGTTTCGGCGATTTCTATGCTAACAAGCATATTAACTTAGAATTACGGCAAGGTGAGATTCATGCATTATTAGGGGAGAATGGCGCGGGTAAGTCGACACTCATGAATATGCTATCTGGGATTCTTGAGCCTACTTCAGGACAGATTTACTTAAAAGGTGAAGCGGTTCAAATTGACTCGCCTAATAAAGCCAATCAACTAGGCATTGGGATGGTCCACCAGCACTTTATGTTAATCAGTGCCTTTACCGTGTTAGAGAATATTATCTTAGGGGATGAACCTACTTCAGGATTACTTCTGGATAAAGCTTCGGCACGTCAACGGATTGAGAATATCTCTGAGCAGTACGGCTTACGAGTGGATTTAGATGCACGGGTGCAAGATATTAGTGTCGGTATGCAACAAAGGGTTGAGATTTTAAAGGTATTATACCGCGGGGCGGATATTCTAATCTTTGATGAGCCGACGGCGGCTTTAACACCACAAGAAATTGACGATTTGATGCTAACGCTTAAGGCGCTTACGCAAGAAGGACACTCGATTATTATCATTACGCACAAATTGGATGAAATCAAAGCTGTGGCTGATCGTTGTACGGTGATTCGTCGGGGTCAATCGATTGATACGGTGGATGTGGCTACTACGACTGCCAATGAATTAGCTAATATGATGGTTGGAAGGAATGTCGTCTTTCAAACGGCGAAAGAACCCGCTAAGCCAACGGAAGAAGCTCTCCTGGTCGAGAATTTGACGGTGCAAGACTACCGCGGTTTAAATGCTGTAAATGGCTTAAGTTTTACAGTTCGCCAAGGAGAAGTGGTCGGCATTGCAGGAATTGATGGAAACGGTCAAAGCGAATTGATTCTTGCCCTAAATGGCCTCTTGCCAATTGAATCCGGTAAAGTGTATGTCAAAGGGGAAGATGTAATGGACCATTCCCCGCGTGCTATTTATGAAAGACGGGTAGGTCATATTCCGGAGGACCGTCATCGTCATGGCTCAATCCTGGATATGTCTGTGTCAGAAAACCTGGCTATACGAGATTATAAAGAGCGCCAGTTTTCCAATAATGGTTTCTTGAAAGAGCAGGCGATGGATGAGCATGCACGGGAGCTGATTACAGCTTACGATGTGCGGACGACATCAGAGAAGGCACTCATGCGCTCCTTATCAGGAGGAAATCAACAAAAAGCGATTATTGCGCGTGAATTGTCGGTTCATCCCGATGTTCTGATTGCAGCCAATCCAACACGGGGATTGGACGTTGGAGCAATTGAATTTATTCATGAGGAGATTATCCGCCAACGTAATGAGAATCGGGCAGTGCTATTGATGAGCTTCGAATTGGATGAAATCTTAAATGTCTCAGACCGAATTCTCGTCATGTATGAAGGGAAGATTGTTGCGGACCTTCCTACAGAAGAGACAAATGAACAGGAATTAGGCTTAATGATGGCTGGAACGAGCTATGAAGAAGTTCTAGCGCTACGAGCAGAAGGGAGTGAAGGATAA
- a CDS encoding BMP family lipoprotein, producing MKKFLTSAMVALAAIGVVVPTAVSAQEDDFSTVMITDQGGVDDKSFNQSAWEGIQEWGQANGLEEGVNGYHYLQSNTDSDYITNLNNAISANFDLIFGIGFKLEAAVQQIAEQNPEQHFAMVDANVDLPNVVSANFKDHEAAFLAGVAAAMSTETNHVGFVGGVESVIIDRFEAGFVEGVKAVNPDVEISVEYVGSFVDASQGKQLAAAMYANGADIIFQAAGDSGNGVFSEARDLVTADPSKNIYVIGVDRDQEEEGLVEVDGEERRLTLTSTLKGIGPAVKTLLDEAKAGNFQAGNRVFGLAEDGVGITEGQLSEDVLTALEDYKAQIIAGEIEIPETPER from the coding sequence ATGAAGAAATTTCTAACATCAGCGATGGTAGCATTAGCAGCAATAGGTGTTGTAGTGCCGACAGCCGTTTCAGCACAAGAGGATGATTTCTCAACCGTGATGATTACAGACCAAGGTGGTGTCGATGATAAGTCTTTTAACCAAAGTGCTTGGGAAGGTATTCAAGAGTGGGGGCAAGCAAACGGCCTAGAAGAAGGCGTGAATGGTTATCACTATTTGCAATCAAATACAGACTCTGACTATATCACAAACTTGAACAATGCTATTTCAGCCAACTTTGATTTGATTTTCGGGATTGGCTTCAAATTAGAAGCTGCAGTGCAACAAATTGCTGAACAAAATCCAGAGCAACACTTTGCCATGGTAGATGCAAATGTTGATTTACCAAATGTTGTATCGGCGAATTTTAAAGACCATGAGGCAGCATTCTTAGCGGGTGTAGCTGCAGCTATGAGTACAGAAACCAACCATGTTGGCTTCGTTGGTGGAGTGGAAAGTGTCATTATTGATCGCTTTGAAGCAGGTTTTGTCGAAGGCGTAAAAGCAGTCAATCCTGATGTGGAAATTTCAGTTGAGTATGTCGGCAGTTTTGTAGATGCTTCCCAAGGTAAGCAATTAGCGGCAGCAATGTACGCAAACGGTGCAGATATTATCTTCCAAGCAGCTGGAGATTCCGGTAACGGTGTCTTCTCTGAAGCGCGTGACCTTGTGACAGCCGATCCTTCTAAGAATATTTATGTCATTGGGGTAGACCGTGACCAAGAAGAAGAAGGACTGGTTGAAGTTGATGGCGAAGAGCGTCGTTTAACCTTAACGTCAACCTTAAAAGGTATTGGCCCAGCGGTTAAAACCTTGTTGGATGAAGCCAAAGCAGGTAATTTCCAAGCAGGCAATCGCGTATTTGGTTTAGCTGAAGACGGAGTTGGCATTACAGAAGGTCAGTTATCTGAAGATGTACTGACTGCCTTAGAAGACTACAAGGCACAAATTATCGCTGGTGAAATCGAAATTCCCGAAACACCAGAACGTTAA
- a CDS encoding ABC transporter permease gives MTQSKWQSLLVPVLSVIVGLLFGAVIMLLFGYNPVDGYQALLEGALGTPFNIGQTLRAATPLIFTGLGFAVAYTAGFFNIGLAGQALFGWLVSVWVGLAMLDSPKWLVLPLAILAGALAGALWAAIPGILKAYFDTSEVIVTIMLNYVAVYIADYLIRNVLTDRADATPFVGANASLRTEWLTELTNGSTMHAGFFLALLFAVIAYIFINRTTFGFELKAVGLNKDAAEYAGMNVKRNIIIAMVISGALAGLGGVMNGLGEFQNIFLTNGVAPAIGFNGMAVALLGLLNPFGVVLAAILFGGLMTGGNIMPLTAGIPSEIVDIVIAAIIFFVGANYIITFFLNRRKVRSAVDNEDVIQQGGQEG, from the coding sequence ATGACGCAAAGTAAATGGCAATCACTCTTAGTCCCAGTTCTATCAGTTATTGTAGGTTTATTATTTGGCGCAGTGATTATGTTACTTTTCGGCTACAATCCGGTTGATGGCTACCAAGCACTATTAGAAGGTGCCTTAGGAACGCCGTTTAATATTGGGCAAACGCTGCGGGCGGCTACCCCCTTAATTTTTACGGGCTTGGGCTTTGCGGTGGCTTATACGGCGGGCTTTTTTAATATTGGTTTAGCCGGTCAAGCGCTGTTTGGCTGGTTGGTATCCGTTTGGGTTGGTTTAGCCATGCTCGATTCACCGAAATGGCTTGTCTTACCGCTAGCTATTCTGGCTGGTGCGCTTGCTGGGGCCTTATGGGCCGCTATTCCAGGGATTTTGAAGGCTTATTTCGACACGAGTGAAGTGATTGTGACCATTATGCTGAATTATGTCGCAGTGTATATTGCAGATTACCTTATTCGCAACGTCTTAACTGATCGAGCCGATGCGACACCTTTTGTTGGGGCGAATGCTTCCTTAAGAACAGAGTGGCTGACAGAGCTGACCAATGGTTCCACCATGCATGCCGGTTTCTTCTTAGCACTTCTCTTTGCCGTAATTGCCTATATCTTTATTAATCGAACCACCTTTGGCTTTGAATTAAAAGCGGTTGGCTTAAATAAAGATGCCGCAGAGTATGCCGGGATGAATGTAAAGCGTAATATTATAATTGCCATGGTCATCTCAGGTGCTTTAGCTGGACTTGGTGGTGTGATGAATGGTTTAGGTGAATTCCAGAATATCTTCTTGACCAACGGCGTAGCGCCAGCCATTGGCTTTAATGGTATGGCAGTTGCCTTATTGGGTCTGTTGAATCCGTTCGGTGTTGTTCTAGCCGCGATATTATTTGGTGGTTTGATGACTGGTGGAAATATTATGCCACTGACCGCTGGAATTCCTTCTGAGATTGTGGATATTGTTATTGCCGCCATTATTTTCTTTGTTGGAGCTAACTATATTATTACCTTCTTCTTAAATCGTCGTAAAGTCCGCTCGGCGGTTGATAATGAAGATGTGATTCAGCAAGGAGGTCAAGAAGGATGA